Within Zerene cesonia ecotype Mississippi unplaced genomic scaffold, Zerene_cesonia_1.1 Zces_u012, whole genome shotgun sequence, the genomic segment gtatataatattgcttaaatatatagtaggtataaaattacattcaacataatagataaaaaataagtttttaaactgttataaaaaagctttcatcttatttaaatctagGCAAgcgtaaaataaagaataataagtattttagtaGGCTACCAGTACATAAACAccgtaataattaatttcgtaAACGTTTAATCATTAgcgatataatttataatcgaAAACATGAATATTCGAAAAACCTGGCCGGAGGGCCTTGAAAATTAGGTATTTGAAAAAACTCGTAAGTTGACAGTGTGTGCGTCATGCGTGCCCATTCGCGCgctttttctcatttataaagaatgtCCTGAAAGATTGCCCTCACCAAAAgatgtttaaaagaaaacaaggTAAAGCAGTAATAGCTTATTGGCAATTGAAAAACTGGTTAGATTTGTGTTGGAGTTTTATATGGAAAGGAAACTGAATCTGAGGTGattgatacatttataaaggAAGCGGCACGTCAAGACCACAcggtacattaaaaataaaatcgtaaaatgtttttaatggaCAGAATAAGtagtgtatatatgtataactgTGCTTCATTCCCTTTTCAGTATTCGTTACCAATTTTGCATATAAAGCCTCTTTTGATTTTAGCCGCTGTCACTCCGCACTATCATCATAGCACGACGCTTCGTACTTAATCATCTCCAGGGATCTACGCATGGAGAACCTGGATGACTTCGTTCGCCTGGATATGGAGTCCTTGCAGCGTTGCCAGGTTGACTAGCAACATATCGCGGTGCTCAATATCCGTACGATGCAACTATTTCTATACAAGATATGCTTTTTTTGTTTGGCCAATCTGAGAGATATACGTAGTGTATTACTTAGTCTGTaggagatatttttttatcatactcCAACGTCGACTTTAGAAAGCAACATTGCTCTTAATTGGTCTCATTATTTAATCTTCCTTACTCTCTTGgaaatctataaattttagAGCATGTGTAAGTGTGCCTTTATATCATcctaaaaaaaactaaaacgtCAACACAGTAACGACGTAAACGTCACTGTTGCTTTTTTTAaggtaaacaataaacatgcCAATGTCAATTGTGATGAGTAATTATGACTTATTACGTACAAAGATCAATTTTAATCCATTATAGTAAACTGCTACTGTAGTTATTTTTTCCTGTGGAATAAAATTGGACCTTGTACTGTTAAatctaatgaaatatttaaaaaatcttacaaaAATTACCGTGCCTTAGGTTAAAGTTACAAACAACAATTGCTAAACAATActtgaaattttgtttcaaaactAGCTAATATAGtgttttaagaatattatgaTGGAATTGAAAGAAGGGTTTGTTAAGGGCCCCTGGGGAAATATTGCAAGTAAGTGAATTAACCTTAACATTGAAAAAcactgataaaaaaattacaataaaaatatagtaaaaatgaTAACATTGCTTTCTTCATAATTGGTTTCCAAATTACGAAAATATTAcctttttctgttttttaagaataattagtGACTTATCCTGACTTTGAACATGCTGCATTATGTATAATGGTGCATAACCCTATAGCACTTAAGGCTCTGACAACTGACATACAGTgaaaaaattttagaaaatagtatattagttcctgagattagcataTTGAAAGAAACGAAATGCAGCTTTATGTAATTAGTATggattatttgtatgtttgcattttcttatttttttttatgtcatagcgggcaactgagctggtggttcgcctgatggtaaacaatcaccactgcccatgaacatttgcagaggctcagacctctgagaatgcgctgcccgctcttaagggataagggataaggaaaggattgatgattgtatatacattttaatgtgatatgaactatattatattgtatatttacaagACTTCTACAGGTGAAACAGTAGCCATACatatcttttcttttaaaaaaagtcACCAAAGTTATCTGTAATGCATATGGTAGTTACATATAttgcctatagccttcctcaataaatgggctatctaacactgaaagaatttttcaaatcggaccattaGTTCCAGATTAGTGTGGTCAAACAAATCTTCagcttataattttcattagaaTAGGTGTATTCTTGCCCAATAATCCAATGTTCATGGAGTTTTATTAACATCACTTGCATAAGAATATCACATTGACAATAAGGATGGCATTcccactccagattctaaaatgtgaCCCATTGCCTACAATTTATCAATCAAGCATAAGTTGCCACACATCAATCGCGAAAATCCACAGTTATACAGTAACAAgaccattaaataattatttttaacacaaaactAAACTGCTTTCAAAGTTAAGCAAGACCTCATGGAAGGCATTaagttattgtaaaaatacagtcgaaacTCCTTCATGTATGGGAAATTTGGTGGGAAAAAGTTTCAGTTATCCATGTATATCCCTAATATTTTTCAGAATTTGTACTGCTACACACTAcactacacacacacactctgACAAGTTGTATTAATTACTGCCCTATATGAAAATGGATTTATGCTTCAGAGCACCATAAAAATCTCTTGTAAacatacttaattataattgtcattgaaatgcatataaaataaaatgtacattgtatgattttgtatttacaaaaaaaacttaaatatgtaGCTTTATCTatgtttaacaattaatataaagctgaatagtttgtttatttgcttgaatgtgctaatctcaggaaatactAGGCAAACTAGGATGATATTTAGTACCAAAATAGTTTGAAACCCGAAAATGGACatggaataatttatatacaggTAATCTCATAGATGTAGGATCTATACAGATAAAACCTTAGAAATACTCcgatgatattaaaaatagtttaaaaaacctagtttgatataaaaaaaaacaaacaaaaataggtACATTCTTAATGCTAATGCTTTGTCAACCTATAGCCAGTATTGTGAGACTGGTGCCTGAAATAGACTTCAAAAGAACCTAGATTACGAGTCCCCAGCCCCTAGCATACTGATaacatatgatataatataagtttgtgGTACAAGCTCGAGCCAGTGCTTTCCATGTGGTCCAATGTATATTCtagttctgaaaattttatagcgGTTTTGTGTTTTCGTTAAATACAGTACTCTATTAATGCTTGTTACCTTTTGCCCGGGTTGCCGGGATCTGGAGAGATCACTTctgagtgataaggccgcccaacaaattgtactcttttccttttttacttgttattattattaatttattatatgtatatttttaagtttcctgtacaatttttactgttaaagggttataaatataattgtcttATATTTACAGCGCTATCATGTGGCAACCCCAAAGGCGAGAAGGTGTTGCTAGTACACGGCCGGCTAGACAGCGCTGCTACCTACATACCGTTACTGAGGCTACTGCCTGAGAAATATCACTATGTTGCCTTTGATATGCCGGGCAATGGGAAATCGGATCCATTCCCGAAGGGTAAGTGTCGTTACTTGTAGTTTCGTGCAGGTTCTACATTCTacttaatctatactaatattataaagcttaagagtttgtttgtttgaacgcactaatctcagaaactactggtccgatttgaaaaatttttttcagtgttagatagcctattaattgaggaaggctataagctatatatgtacccatTCTTCTCGGTAGACCGTCCGAATTGATGGTTGTGATAAATATGTCtcataaatattgtgaatattatcatatacatCACTGGTTAAAATTTGGCGCAATAACGGTTATAGATTTTCATATGGATAAAGAGCTACCGCgatataaaaactagctgcgtcggcggtttcacccgcgtaagtccgtatcccgtaagaatatcgggattgaAAGTTggctatgtgttattccagttgtccagctatctacgtaccaaattttattgcaatcggctcagtacttttcgcgtgaaagagtaacaaacatacacatactcacaaactttcgcatttataatattagtaggatgaattCCTATTTTCCTTggcatcacgcgtgaacggctggaccgatttcagtGACATATGCTTTATATGTAatacgggtgaaaccgaggcaacagctagtttaacatatgatatgaaatgaaaatcggacaagtgcgagtcggactcgcgcGAAGGGATCCCTTTATGTCGCGAGATCGAATCCGAaagtaattacaaattacaagaAGACTTCTTAGCTAAAGTTATgctatttaaaagataaagatttatgttattgttttaaatgtatttaattagtttttacataaatatgtatttttttatttacaggtaCAATACTGTCTCGCTTCATCGGCGTAGTTGTGATAGATCTGGTCGTAAAACGTCTGGGATGGAAGGAGTTCATCTATTTTGGTCACTCCTTGGGAGCTGAACAGGGTGAGATATTATATAACCGAGCTAACTGCAAGATTTTTCGTGGCAAATATTGACGCTACCGATTTATAAATACTGCCGCGGGCGCAGGCACGAGCTCTTAGCAACACCGCCGGCTCACACAACAGCCCGAGCGTCATCAccgtatataagtgtataatctatggtcaTCACCAATTCCGTGTCACTGCGCTCAATGCTCTCCTGAAGGATAACCCAGAATGTGATCTGTTTGCTGAGCTTCTGTGAGAGCTACAGCTAATCgaatgtctttattttatattgtttagttACTTGTATGTGAATGTCATTAATcgtaattatgtaatgtgtttaattgtaattgtgttatatatattactagctgcgccccgcggtttcacccgcgtaaatcagTATGCCGTAGGATTAacgggataaatagttgcctataacaattccagttgtccagctgtctacgtaccaaatttcattgcaatcggttcagtagtttttgcgtgaaagagcaacaaaccgcggggcgcagctagtatgtaataCTTTTCCATCCACCAGGCCTATTCTACTCGGCGATCTACCCGAAACACATAAAGAAGGCAATATTCCTTGATCCCGGGCCATCCTTAAACTGGTGCAGAGACGTCAGTTACCCCGTGTTTTTCAAGGAGACATATGAGAATTTCTATGACAACTGTCATAAATATGATTACGAGAAGGAATATACGATGGAGGAAGCAATAAAAGCTGTTAGAAATAACCGAGCTTTGAATGAGGATCAAGCCAAGTTGATACTGTCTAGGAACCTGATTGAAGTTGGCCCGGAGACTTATAAGTGAGTCTGACTAAATCtctatatgtacatataaacgaaattttattgtctatTTGTCATATTGAAATAATCGTTTTTAACTACGTGTACaccaaaataacattttttgtgatttatgtCTGTCTATTTGTTTCGGGTATATGGAACggctgaaccaattttgaaagaattttcactGGACGACAGCTGATACAATTAGGAATAACTaagattacttttttatatttacatagtaaCATTGGCATTCAAAGGAAAAACTTATTTAGGCGAGTGAAACaacgggacgcagctagtactgtaataaaccttaaaatctaatatataaaattctcgtgtcacagttttcgttgccattcTCCTcggaaacggcttgaccgattttgatgaaattttttgtgcttatccggtatctatgagaatcggccaacatctatttttcatacccctaaatgataagagtaaggcagaacagcgtttgccgggtgcagctagttaacttataaatattttgttagtttcTTAGCGATTTAATGGTATTATTTCTGtcatattgcttttttaattgGCAACCATTTTCGTGTGCTTTCAGGTTGTCATGGGATCGACGGTATAAAAATTTGGCAACCTTCAACGCACCCCCTGAATACTACTACGAACTATTTACATTACACGCCCCACCCTCCTTGCTAGTATGTTCCATGGACCTAAAACCCTTGTTCTACACAAAGCGTAGTATAACGGCAAAGTTAGTTACGACCTGGGAAGAGAAGTGGAAAAATGTCAAAACAATTTGGGTGGAGGGTACTCACGATTTACATTTTACTAGCGCCAATAAGTTTATACATGAAGTATTGTCGTTTCTAGAGAATCCCGTCGTTAAATCTAAGATTTAGAACATATGAAAACGGGTGGAAATATTAttgtgtgatatttttatttgttagttgTAAGGGGATATtgtgtgatattttatttatttcgctcAAATTGTCGCTGCGACGTGGTCCTTCGAGCtggatttatttgtaaaggtgaatgatttttttacaggatttatatttttctctattATTGGTAGTGGTAGGTAATCAATTCGAGCGTCCCGTaatctttgttattttattttgctatttaacattttactaCCGAATGACATTCCAATATTgattaaagtttaaacattGAAGTATTATAGATGCGTtagaaagagagagagagaagaNNNNNNNNNNNNNNNNNNNNNNNNNNNNNNNNNNNNNNNNNNNNNNNNNNNNNNNNNNNNNNNNNNNNNNNNNNNNNNNNNNNNNNNNNNNNNNNNNNNNNNNNNNNNNNNNNNNNNNNNNNNNNNNNNNNNNNNNNNNNNNNNNNNNNNNNNNNNNNNNNNNNNNNNNNNNNNNNNNNNNNNNNNNNNNNNNNNNNNNNNNNNNNNNNNNNNNNNNNNNNNNNNNNNNNNNNNNNNNNNNNNNNNNNNNNNNNNNNNNNNNNNNNNNNNNNNNNNNNNNNNNNNNNNNNNNNNNNNNNNNNNNNNNNNNNNNNNNNNNNNNNNNNNNNNNNNNNNNNNNNNNNNNNNNNNNNNNNNNNNNNNNNNNNNNNNNNNNNNNNNNNNNNNNNNNNNNNNNNNNNNNNNNNNNNNNNNNNNNNNNNNNNNNNNNNNNNNNNNNNNNNNNNNNNNNNNNNNNNNNNNNNNNNNNNNNNNNNNNNNNNNNNNNNNNNNNNNNNNNNNNNNNNNNNNNNNNNNNNNNNNNNNNNNNNNNNNNNNNNNNNNNNNNNNNNNNNNNNNNNNNNNNNNNNNNNNNNNNNNNNNNNNNNNNNNNNNNNNNNNNNNNNNNNNNNNNNNNNNNNNNNNNNNNNNNNNNNNNNNNNNNNNNNNNNNNNNNNNNNNNNNNNNNNNNNNNNNNNNNNNNNNNNNNNNNNNNNNNNNNNNNNNNNNNNNNNNNNNNNNNNNNNNNNNNNNNNNNNNNNNNNNNNNNNNNNNNNNNNNNNNNNNNNNNNNNNNNNNNNNNNNNNNNNNNNNNNNNNNNNNNNNNNNNNNNNNNNNNNNNNNNNNNNNNNNNNNNNNNNNNNNNNNNNNNNNNNNNNNNNNNNNNNNNNNNNNNNNNNNNNNNNNNNNNNNNNNNNNNNNNNNNNNNNNNNNNNNNNNNNNNNNNNNNNNNNNNNNNNNNNNNNNNNNNNNNNNNNNNNNNNNNNNNNNNNNNNNNNNNNNNNNNNNNNNNNNNNNNNNNATCGATGTCAAAACATCGATGTTTTCCAGCTAAACATCGATGTTTATTCAACATCGATGAATATCGATCATCCCTAGCGGGTACTTTATCCTCTGTTTCTATTAACGCTTGCGCAATGACGCAATTCGGTAGTTGCTTGCGTTAACAGAGTGAGCCAGAATCGCGATCGCGACGCGATCTGTTCTTTCATTTTTAACGCCTATCGTTACTAGTTAAGGCGAGTGCCAATCTATAACTTGAAAACTCTTTAATCTAAATAATGGACAAACACGTTGAGTGTAACAAAAATGTACACGAAAGGTGATAATTAAACCtatactagctgtccgccaCGGCTTCgaccgtggtacatgtatagccttTAGCACTCAggaattacatacaaatcagTGCAGTAACTGTGAAAGgattgtttaattttgctCTATAGTTCATAAGATGAAGGAATTCTATAACAGATTTTTCCATTTgatcaatttttgttttaaattataattattgatggTTTATATAGataggtttttaaaataaaatgaaatacctAAGGGTGAcctaatgcatttatttatttaagaaatgtatttCGCATATGTGATTAACTAATAAGAAGTCATTAGCTACTTAAAAATGTGACGGGATAAAACagagttttattgttttgtaaatagcaatttttttttttaattattttatgggcTTAAATaattggtgttttttttttaaatgtatctgTCGTTgtgtttattcttattttaaaatatcatttcataatttatatttgtagcaTTGAAtgcgttttataattatttatttttgataacgGGAATattggttaataataaatgtgttgctggtaatttaaaaattgttttcctGAAGGAGGCGTATTTGTGATTTGTGAGATTCAAGTATCTAGAATAGCAAAGTTCTATTAAAAAGTCTGTGAATGTTTGAAACAAGACCAGTTAATTATCCAGAAATAAAACTTGGTCAAGGGCAAGACGCTAAGGGTTACGTATGAATAACTTTAAGAGCAACTGTAAGACAATTGACCACTCATCCAATTTATAATCGTGTCTTAGGTTgattttggtatatttttaattgcgtCAATAGTCTGTAAAAATTCCAACTGTCTTTCTATCAAGGGTCATGAGAAATAACCTGGTGACAGGTGGACAGACAGCAAAGTGTTATTAATTGGGTCCCGTTTTATTCAATGAGTTACAGATGcctaaaaaagaaagaatgcTGTATTGTGTGTTTAGAGAAAATGTTAAGAAACAAACGGaaagttatttgtaaattcGGTCACAGAACTATGGTTGTATTGTTATGTTACCAAATaactaagtatattttatgccTAACTAAAGGGATATGTATTTGTTCAATAccaataaacatgttttacaataaaactgtatattttactagaattctgcccgcggcttcgcctgaGTAGTCAAAGAGTAAATAGGCGGGCCGCGACTTATTCCATATAGCACCCTTTCCCGTGAAATCTGTTATGAAAACTATCCAATGTCCACCTCAAACTATCTCCATATCAATTTTCATTCCTTCCCTTTTTTCTTCCTTATTACactttaaaagcgggcaacgcaatAACCGTACCTCTGCCAAATTTACTATATGTGaatgtttcttaaaataataaaagcgtgttaaaaaaggCAAATCTAAATGACTAAAttactcttttaaaatcatgtagtaggtaaatatgaatagtgaaacatacaataacaaaaaactataaaacctatccattataaatttatttacatactaatTATTCAATGTTCCATACAAAACCAAGTGTCAGACACCAGTTAGATTTAAGAAAAGCTACTAAGCCAGTTAACaaagcttttaataaataattattaacagaaGCACAGCACATATCACAATTTTATAgcactatattttataatgcttgtacttatttattttttatgtgtgatCACCCATCACAATTTGGCGCGAAACTCTTCCAATAAAAACTTCGAAATGTCATCCGCCATGTATTCCGGATTTGTCATATGCACGTCATGATAACCAtcgacaattttaaatttataatttccattCGGCCATGAGTTACTGTCTAACGCAAATGGCACTTTGGAATATACACCCCTGTCTACAACGTTTTTAGCAAAGACGGCGAAAATCGGCACTTTCGTATACGTCAGAAGACCTTGCAAGTTACTCGGCGAAAATGGTGTGAGAGTTGTGTTTTTCATACTTTGGTCGTATGTGAATCTGAAAGAAAGAGAGTGTAGGCATTATATTAGAGTATGTTTCAATTGCAGATTAAACTTATCGAACgagttataaatttcaaaaaaacagGAGGAAgttatcaatttgactgtGTTTTTGGATGTGGAATGGATAAACCGAttaatgattctttatttgaaagctggcgACTctcatgtggtcccatttaaatttggtgtagttctgacaatttgtaGGCGGTTTagctttgtaaaattattgttttaatttagtgtTGCCAGTCAAACCACAGAGATTTATTCTTGTTATAGAATTGGAATTAATATAGACATCAAGTATGATGCTGTTCGTAACTACTCCCGCCTTAATCCGGATGACCAGGAACATGGGCGAAGCTAAGTTTCGCTAGCTTAGGCTAGtaagaaataaactaataataatactcgTTTCAGCTAGTATCCGCTCgcataaaagtgaagtcccgcgTCCCCtattggggtatggggcagatgatatacatctgtttcactgatcgatttttttttcatggacaagtaggtgatcagccttctgtgtcctgccagaccgtgACTTTCTTTTTTGTGCGTCctcaccgggaatcgaacccaggacccctcggttctacgctcacgcgttaacctctgtaccaaggaggcggtcaaccATCCGCTCGCATGGTACCTGAATAAAATGTAGCCCATGTGTTAAtacagactataatctatctctgtaccaaatgtCATACAGACTTTTGCGCAAAAGACtaataaacatccatacagTCTTACAAATAGGTtacatattagtaggattaatgtTTACCTGTATAAGCCATCTCCCGCTGGTTCTATATACCTATCCAATATGTGTTCTAGTGTCTCCTCATTCGTAATATGGTGTGCCTCCTTCAGTTTGATTTTTAT encodes:
- the LOC119839349 gene encoding serine hydrolase-like protein; its protein translation is MMELKEGFVKGPWGNIATLSCGNPKGEKVLLVHGRLDSAATYIPLLRLLPEKYHYVAFDMPGNGKSDPFPKGTILSRFIGVVVIDLVVKRLGWKEFIYFGHSLGAEQGLFYSAIYPKHIKKAIFLDPGPSLNWCRDVSYPVFFKETYENFYDNCHKYDYEKEYTMEEAIKAVRNNRALNEDQAKLILSRNLIEVGPETYKLSWDRRYKNLATFNAPPEYYYELFTLHAPPSLLVCSMDLKPLFYTKRSITAKLVTTWEEKWKNVKTIWVEGTHDLHFTSANKFIHEVLSFLENPVVKSKI